From a single Thermodesulfovibrionales bacterium genomic region:
- the der gene encoding ribosome biogenesis GTPase Der produces the protein MKLPLVAIVGRPNAGKSTLFNRIIRQKKAITEKTPGVTRDRIEAQAEWDGRRFILVDTGGFTDIEDTIMAQVRKQALFAIDEADVVIHLLDSKTGATPEDMELMRFLREKNKKTIFAVNKIDTPSKKDLIYEFYKLGDEPMPLSAQTGYGIEELMERVLSLLPEKKEKETVILPKIAIVGRPNTGKSTLVNTLLGKERMIVSPEPGTTRDSVDSICRYYGKEYILIDTAGIRRKARIEDSIEFYSVTRAMRSIERADVVILLLDALEGITDQDQKIAGLIRENNKSAIVAFNKWDKVEEPDKRLKFLLSEFQRKLPHLDYAPILTISGLEKKRVTKIFPLIDEILAERKKRITTGELNRILKKIKEELMVPAYKGKEVKIYYLTQAETEPPGFVLFVNFPQAIKEHHKKYIENLLRESFGFKGSPVKIYIRESR, from the coding sequence ATGAAACTCCCTCTGGTTGCCATCGTTGGAAGGCCTAATGCGGGGAAATCCACCCTCTTTAACAGGATCATCAGGCAAAAAAAAGCCATAACTGAAAAAACACCCGGTGTTACCCGTGACAGGATAGAGGCACAGGCAGAATGGGATGGCAGGAGATTCATACTTGTTGATACAGGGGGTTTTACCGATATTGAAGATACAATAATGGCACAGGTACGAAAACAGGCACTTTTTGCTATTGATGAAGCAGATGTGGTGATCCATCTGCTTGACTCAAAGACAGGAGCAACACCAGAGGATATGGAATTAATGCGTTTTCTCAGGGAGAAAAATAAAAAGACCATCTTTGCGGTCAATAAAATTGACACACCTTCAAAAAAAGACCTTATCTACGAATTTTACAAACTCGGTGATGAACCTATGCCTCTTTCTGCCCAGACTGGATATGGTATTGAAGAATTAATGGAGAGAGTTCTTTCGTTACTGCCTGAAAAAAAAGAGAAAGAGACTGTAATTCTTCCAAAGATTGCAATTGTTGGAAGACCCAATACAGGAAAATCCACACTGGTTAATACCCTCCTTGGAAAAGAAAGGATGATAGTGAGCCCTGAACCGGGAACAACAAGGGACTCTGTTGATTCTATCTGCAGATATTACGGTAAGGAATACATTCTTATTGATACTGCTGGCATAAGAAGAAAGGCAAGGATTGAAGATAGTATTGAGTTCTATTCTGTTACGAGGGCAATGAGAAGTATAGAAAGGGCTGATGTGGTAATTCTACTTTTAGATGCCCTTGAAGGGATTACTGATCAGGACCAGAAGATAGCAGGCCTGATAAGGGAAAATAATAAATCCGCAATTGTAGCCTTCAACAAATGGGATAAGGTTGAAGAGCCCGATAAGAGGCTTAAATTTCTTCTTTCTGAATTCCAGAGAAAGTTGCCCCATCTAGACTATGCACCCATTCTTACAATATCAGGACTTGAAAAAAAGAGAGTAACAAAAATATTTCCTCTCATAGATGAAATACTCGCAGAAAGGAAGAAAAGAATAACCACCGGAGAATTAAACAGGATTTTGAAAAAGATAAAAGAAGAACTCATGGTGCCGGCATACAAAGGGAAGGAAGTGAAGATTTATTATCTTACCCAGGCAGAGACAGAACCACCGGGATTTGTCCTTTTTGTAAACTTCCCTCAGGCAATAAAGGAACATCATAAAAAATATATAGAAAATCTGCTCAGAGAAAGCTTTGGTTTTAAAGGAAGTCCCGTAAAGATTTATATAAGGGAGAGTAGGTAG
- a CDS encoding RluA family pseudouridine synthase — MIVTVKKSASLQEFLLSRGFKRNRIRQLLKYGSIYVNGKSVRRYDHQLKEGDRLSIEIKKDASEILQRFKIKIIYEDKHIIVIDKPPGLLSIATEKERERTAYYILNEYLKNKNERVFIVHRLDRDTSGIMIFAKTEEAKRLLQAGWNEAEKTYICLVEGRLKEKEGIITGYLKETDTFLVYPVKSRVDSKYAATEYRVLKEGRDYSLLEVKLLTGRKNQIRVHLSAIGHPVAGDKKYGAKTDPLRRLCLHAESLSFKHPVTGKFFRLVSKSGFLEKLLGQKKGLKE; from the coding sequence ATGATAGTGACAGTTAAAAAAAGCGCCTCTCTTCAGGAATTTCTCCTTAGCCGGGGTTTTAAGAGAAACAGGATAAGACAGCTTCTTAAATATGGCTCAATATATGTAAACGGAAAGTCTGTCAGAAGATATGACCATCAGCTAAAGGAGGGAGACAGGTTATCCATAGAGATCAAAAAAGACGCCTCAGAGATACTACAGAGATTTAAAATAAAAATAATCTATGAAGACAAACATATCATAGTTATTGACAAACCTCCTGGACTACTGAGTATTGCCACAGAAAAAGAAAGGGAAAGAACAGCCTACTACATACTCAATGAATATCTTAAAAATAAAAATGAGAGGGTCTTCATTGTACACAGACTCGACAGGGATACCTCGGGGATTATGATATTTGCTAAAACCGAAGAGGCAAAGAGGCTGCTGCAGGCAGGCTGGAATGAAGCGGAAAAGACCTATATCTGTCTTGTGGAAGGAAGACTCAAAGAAAAAGAAGGTATAATCACTGGGTATCTTAAAGAGACAGATACCTTTCTTGTTTATCCAGTAAAAAGCAGGGTAGACTCAAAATATGCTGCTACAGAATACAGGGTCTTAAAGGAAGGCAGAGATTACTCCCTTCTTGAGGTAAAACTTCTTACAGGAAGAAAGAACCAGATAAGGGTTCATCTTTCAGCCATAGGTCATCCAGTAGCTGGTGATAAAAAATACGGTGCAAAGACAGACCCGCTCAGAAGACTCTGCCTTCATGCAGAAAGCCTCTCCTTCAAACATCCTGTTACAGGTAAGTTTTTTAGACTAGTGAGCAAAAGTGGATTTTTGGAAAAACTTTTAGGCCAAAAGAAAGGATTAAAAGAATAG
- a CDS encoding GNAT family N-acetyltransferase: protein MIKELSWDSNFFGRKIGELIISEKFTFSSIKKEIKRAEEKGFDYLICRLSSFDIALISTLTMSGFYLSDIGITWVTDTRTFKFSGDPAKDRVLKAEEKDIPGLKKIAKGLFKESRFYRDPFFKKKEADKFFETWIVNSVKGISADIVLWIPKKGFISCKKEKDTGRIVLVGVARGFQGKGLGKALVEKALRWFKDEDIFTVKVRTQLNNINAMNFYNSMNFKIETCDFVLSKIV, encoded by the coding sequence GTGATAAAGGAATTATCTTGGGATAGCAATTTTTTTGGGCGAAAGATCGGTGAACTCATCATATCTGAAAAATTCACCTTCAGTTCAATTAAGAAAGAAATAAAGAGAGCAGAAGAAAAAGGATTCGATTATCTTATCTGCAGACTTTCATCATTTGATATTGCTTTAATAAGTACTTTAACCATGAGTGGATTTTATCTTTCTGACATAGGAATTACATGGGTCACTGATACAAGGACCTTTAAATTTTCTGGCGATCCTGCTAAAGACCGGGTATTGAAAGCTGAAGAAAAGGATATACCCGGTCTGAAAAAGATTGCTAAAGGCCTTTTTAAGGAGAGCCGTTTTTACAGGGATCCTTTTTTTAAAAAAAAGGAGGCAGATAAATTCTTTGAGACTTGGATAGTGAATTCTGTAAAAGGTATAAGTGCTGATATTGTTTTATGGATACCTAAAAAGGGCTTTATCTCCTGCAAAAAAGAAAAAGATACTGGCAGGATCGTTCTTGTCGGTGTGGCGCGTGGATTTCAGGGTAAAGGACTGGGTAAGGCTCTTGTAGAGAAGGCTTTAAGATGGTTTAAAGATGAAGATATTTTTACTGTCAAAGTGCGAACTCAGTTGAATAATATTAATGCCATGAATTTTTATAATTCCATGAATTTTAAGATTGAAACCTGTGATTTTGTATTAAGTAAAATAGTGTAA